ACCATCATCATCCATCAACATGAACAACAACAGTACAGTAATGCAAAATCCCACCAtaatttgagttttagttttggaaaaataaaaattaggaaGCAAAAACCTCCACtccgataccaattgaaggactgTGAGGTCTATAGCAGAAGTGGGATTgatcccaattttcaattttaaaaaagaattaaaacatagTAACCTAAGTTATGCAATATTACCGAGAAtattttacaacatgcttctaaaGGAGGAATTAATGTTAGAATAACACTTACACTTGAAGAAccaattcttcatgaatttcctCCCAATTGGTCATGTATTCTTCGTACAGAAACAAACCTCAACGTAGATACCACCATAAATGAGCCTCATGTATTCTCCTTAAGGGTAAGAATTACAGAGAGAGTTGTAGACTTCTCTGatttttggaagagggagagaaGATTTGAGAAAGAAAGAGTTTTCTGTATATTTTTTCACATGGAGATAAAAAACTGAACACACTTTGCTTCAGAAGCAAGGAAGAAGATCGAGATCCTGTAACTTCCTCTCCACATGTttttgagagaattaaggggtccatttaatttagttatatatatatatatatacaccatAACTTCCTCTCCACATGTTTTTGAGAGAGTTAAGGGgtccatttaatttaattatatctatataactatatgttatatcaaatataacacataacctatagtttctatattgtatcaaatacaatataacctatagtttgtattctctcaatcatttatggtatttaatataaatcaagttcatactaaatttaattatatgaatctaatccatataaatagtatttgaatcatatccaaatatttaatatctcaaaataaactttatattataatgtataaaatacattatagtaattatatcacatataattaatttaaattaattataccatatataacaatccctcaattaatttgaaaaattctaagtaatccaaaattaattgtcaATAATCCCTGCTAagttacagaggggaccttatagacctgtagattgaaactccaacagtatttgaataattgattaaactcttttaattaaattatccaacatccattaactgtcggtcactccactaaagaccgataactgcattctttgcactacagatatataaCTGTGTCTATGAGATATAACCAGTTAACagtgcgttgacccttcacaaattgtgtGTAAGTAACAGTTGGGCCATAATTACCATTCTCATCGGATCTAGTCTATTTTCCAACGACTGCACGCCTGAATTTAGAGGCTGCATTAACCTTGAGGAGCAACAGACATAGCGATTATTATTGAGATTGCACTGTAATTGCTTTCAGGATAGTGGTTTCTCCATGGCGTAATAACCCTTCGTGACATCTGTTCTAACACAAACTTTGGAATTAACATacaccaaataataatattatatgatTTTACTACGATGTTAAATAACAATTAATTCTTCacacacaaacaaaaaaaaaaacctcatatTCATTTCCATAATTTGATCGAACCGTATAAATCATTTCTTTAAGCATATGCTTAATGAACGTACGTAACTTAAAGAActtcatttttaaattgaagagaaaattcaaactttaCTACCTAGACCTACACTAAGATACGTCtacatcaaaataataataataaatgactAGTCAAAATTGGGAATTCAATTGTTCATTGGGAAGAAAATTCCGAGGACGGCTAAAGAATGAAACAAGAGCCACATTAGCAATATTGATTTGAGTTGAAAAGTATGCACTTATGTTCTTCTATAAATTAAACCACTCTCCCAATTATTacatacaaagaaaaaaaaaaaaaaaagaactacaaACACTTATAAGTGGGAGAGTTATTAGAGAGAATTAGAAAGCCAAATAATGGAGAAAGGAAGTATTATGATGATATTGGTGTTGGCTTTGGGGGTTTTGAGCATGGCAAATGCTCAAAGTGCCAATAATGTGAGAGCTACTTATCATTTGTACAACCCACAAAATATCAATTGGGACTACCTCAGAGCGAGTGTATATTGTGCAACATGGGATGCTAACAAGCCTTTGGAGTGGCGTCGTCGTTATGGTTGGACCGCTTTCTGCGGCCCTGTCGGCCCTCGTGGCCAAGCTTCTTGTGGACGTTGTTTGAGGGTAAGTAAATCTTCTTGTTGACGAGTTTTTAATTCAACTGCACATCTATAAGCATTTTTCGTTCATACAAAATCATCGTGTTTTAAAAGTAATCAGATCATCGGTTAGTCTAtcataagaaaaaagaaagttttTGAAGCTGAAAAATTTTCATGGGGTATAATGCAGGTGACTAACACTGAAACGGGAGCTTCAACAATAGTGAGAATTGTTGATCAATGCTCAAATGGAGGGTTGGATTTGGATGTGAATGTGTTTAAACAGCTTGACACTAATGGAAATGGAAACTTCCGGGGCCATCTTACTGTCAACTATCAGTTTGTCAATTGCTAAGTTTCTactttaataatttcatttcattcttcctagaagaagaaagaaaatcatGTTCTAACGAATAAAGTATGAATAATAAAGTATGTAATAAAGGTTCCATTAATTTGTGAGCTTGATATAattgagaaaataaaaagaatttattaccctatcctttttatttttttatttttttttatttttttattttttaacaacaACAGTAAGATGGAAGGTGGAACATTCAATCTCTAAGGAGGAAGGTTATGCCTATTAATGTTTgagaatagttttttttataaaaaaaattgctttCGAGTACTTTTTATCATATAAATACTTcaactatatataaaaaaaaggtgTTAAATAATAGGGTTATACTAAACCAAAGTTTCCACGATACATGACTTTCTTTGATAATATTGTGTATATATAACACTCTAATCTCCTAAAGAACAAAACTAAGTCCGACTCTTTATTTTGTACCAactaaatgataaaaaaaaggaCGTATATAATTAAGCggacaaaacaaaaaataggtAATGTAATACTCCGCacatttttagtaataatgtaatttcagtaactttattatttggaatttcagtaattattattagttggagggcatttttgaaattttgaactcaagtgcgggaatttaattgttagcatgaaattattcaatttgaaattcaatttgaaaattaatggcaggaattaattttcttttgaaacggaaaagAATTCAATagtaaaacggaaaggaattaaatgtaatggaatttaatagtaaaacggaaaggaattaaatgtaatgaaatttaatagtataaaacggaaaggaattaaatgtaattatatttatttcttttttgttttattattattattattattttttataaaaagtcaaaccccacctcCCATCTGTTCGTTTTCTCCTTCCAATGAACAATGACAATGCCCACGATCTCTAACCAATGTCCTCTGACGTCATAACATACAACTTCAGCGGCAACAACGCTTGTGACTTAGATTTGAGTTACCCACTTCTTAATGGCTCCAAATTTCGAACAACAACCAATAAGGATTAAAGTTGTTTTGCATATTTGTTTGATTCAAGGTTCCATTGGGCAAGGAAAAGGTTGAGCTTCTAGTTTCTAGAGTTTGCGAttagaggtaagtaatcttactactggaaccgcCGTTGTGCCGGTAAATTTATGATTGATGTTGAGGATTGTAAGActagttacaaggataattttgattgttctgagatttaatggaatgtttagaaaagatatatgagcatgtgataatatgactgaagcatgttaatgtatgagcatgatttagaattttatgagacatattaaaaggacgattgggcatgaccctaaattatgagttaagcgacactactacggaaatgtcttaaagttagGTGAAAGTTGGAGCATTTTATTGATGTGCTTAttgatgtgatttattatgaaagtgtgtaagtcatatgatgtattatgaaatttcaaatgtttgattgttacatgagttagtgcatgaaagtgatgtactagagtgGATCCATTAATATTAGATTAATGACGTATGTTGAGGTTAACTAACCTGACCTTGAtcaggagattttagaggattcatgattaggtgaatgttatatgtaatatgaagttagatgcaatcttttttcctttccagactatgtgactgcatgaaagtgatgcacgtCCAAGGGCACTAGTACATGAAAGAAATGTACTAGGGCtgatgtgtatgaaagtgatacatacctagagggtactggggtgtacgaaagaggtacatattcagtgggttatgtgtatacgaaagaggtgtatatataactagatgtacgaaagaggtacatactcagtaggttaggtgtatacgaaagaggtgtatacttaaccaggtgtacgaaagaggtacacattcagtgggttatgtgtatacgaaagaggtgtatacataactatgtgtacaaaagaggtacGCATCTctacatttatagagaggatctacggtgtacgaaagaggtacatactcagtgggttatgtgtatacgaaagaggtgtatacataactatgtgtacgaaagaggtacgcatctctacatttatagagaggatctagggtgtacgaaagaggtacatacttagtgggttatgtgtatacgaaagaggtgtatacataactagatgtacgaaagaggtacatactcagtaggttaggtgtatacaaaagaggtgtatacttaaccatgtatacgaaagaggtacacattcagtgggttatgtgtatacgaaagaggtgtatacataactagacctacaaaagaggtacatactcagtaggttaggtgtatacgaaagaggtgtatacttaaccatgtgtatgaaagaagtacacattaagtgggttatgtgtatatgaaaaaagtgtatgcataaccatgcgtttgtaagatattgtatttccttcgggatttaccagaggttgtgggttctatgggacttactagaggtagtgggcatacttaactacagtaggatagaaatcagCCTTTCATGTATGTattgtgtcccatgaggactagagtagtttatatgtttcactagaggtaggcatctagagaacatagatgcctagcctgaccccggtagtggggttacttactgagtattttatattcaCCCTTTCTCAtatttatgtttcaggtaagggcaaggGCGCACTGGcgaatgacaagaggaatccttAAACGAGCCACTGgggactagttttatgcttccgctcatgagatttaaacttcttttcatgtttttcttagttttcagtgttgatgtttaaaacttactattaagaaccgcttccagatttatttattatcatttatgatttatgggtaccctatcattgtttttaatatttgaaattaaatgcaaagtcttttaaatttaccttatttaattagcatttatttcaccataatagagtgtcgttttaagttccatgcatgcatgtgtttagtaacgatctaacttaagtcctagggggtcgggtcgttacaggtAAATTATCGATTTATACCTCTAAACTTTGAAGTTGTATTCAACGAAaatcttaaactaataattgtttaaatttgaaccCTGCACTTTTACAAGTATATTCATTTGTACCCCATTAGCTTTTGtttagattaattaaatatcacgcgggacttataattttatcatttaaacttctaaactttcataaatgaataaGTTTGGATTCTCAAGTAGTATATTCTTTATGGAAAATCATCCATTCCTCATATCCAAACGTCCCTTTTATTAATCTAACATTTAAAGAAGTTTTATACACACACGTAAGAATTGATGCATTATAGCAATTTAAATGGataattttaatagattctAATTTGATTCATCTacgaaaattttaaattttaagttgaaataattataaatcacataatattattttaacgaAATATGGAGGAATAGAGTGTGAATTGACATATTTATGAAAGtctaagatttaaattgatacaaataatAGCTCATCAGAGTTTTATTTGATACAAAGCTCTCAATGTTTTAAGACTTCAAATTGCAACACAACCTTCGAAATTTAAGAAATGCATTAAATCTCTTTTAATAATGTGATTGCGTTTAAATATATACTTTCTTGAATAATTTGTGAACTAAGTATAGTACTAGCTTGTGTGAAATATTCAACCAACTTTTGTATGGTGTTCAATGAATCCAAAGGACACTAAGATTTTGGTCAAGGAAGAAATTTGAACCAAATGACGAACAAATGAACGTGCTCAAAAGAAAATTCCAAGGGCGGCTAAGAATTGAATAAAtgctaatttattaaattactAGTTTAATTTATCGTAATAGACTATCGGATTTAGACAAGTCTGATTTGgcaataattttgtttttagtctatttttaaaggaaaaattatatttgttttccCTCCTTAAATTTCATACTATAGtctccaatttttttaagaaactctTGAATTCATCTTTGAGAAATTTATACGGATTCATCAAATTTTGAGGTCCACTCGAAATTTGGCCCAGCTTTAAAAAACACTTGAATTTTgacctaatttttaaaaac
This DNA window, taken from Benincasa hispida cultivar B227 chromosome 6, ASM972705v1, whole genome shotgun sequence, encodes the following:
- the LOC120080091 gene encoding pathogenesis-related protein PR-4-like, whose translation is MEKGSIMMILVLALGVLSMANAQSANNVRATYHLYNPQNINWDYLRASVYCATWDANKPLEWRRRYGWTAFCGPVGPRGQASCGRCLRVTNTETGASTIVRIVDQCSNGGLDLDVNVFKQLDTNGNGNFRGHLTVNYQFVNC